In the Pseudomonas orientalis genome, one interval contains:
- the yegS gene encoding lipid kinase YegS, which translates to MTTPKALLILHGKQALNEDVRAAVLARREQGWELAVRVTWEGGDAQRLVNEALADGCTHIIAGGGDGTLRDVAEAMAQAGTDASLVLMPLGTANDFAKAAGVPLEPAGALALLDVEPRAIDLGQVGGQIFLNMATGGFGSQVTANTSEDLKKVLGGAAYLFTGLSRFSELKAAYGELEGPDFHWKGELLALGIGNGRQAGGGHVLCPGALADDGLLDISILPAPQEVVGTLRELMSNGWGLDTMFVRARLPWVNIKGAQGLYINLDGEPLEGDDLHFEALPKALRVHLPLGSPLVVQADDLLAHRE; encoded by the coding sequence ATGACCACCCCCAAAGCCCTGTTGATCCTCCACGGCAAGCAAGCCCTCAACGAGGACGTGCGTGCGGCCGTGCTGGCCCGTCGTGAGCAGGGTTGGGAGTTGGCGGTGCGGGTGACGTGGGAAGGGGGTGATGCTCAGCGCCTGGTCAACGAAGCACTGGCCGACGGCTGCACCCATATCATCGCCGGCGGCGGCGACGGCACCTTGCGCGATGTGGCCGAAGCCATGGCTCAGGCCGGCACCGACGCCAGCCTGGTGTTGATGCCCCTGGGCACCGCCAACGACTTCGCCAAGGCCGCCGGCGTGCCGTTGGAGCCGGCCGGCGCCCTGGCGTTGCTGGATGTCGAGCCAAGGGCAATCGACCTCGGCCAGGTCGGCGGGCAGATCTTCCTGAACATGGCCACCGGCGGTTTCGGCAGCCAGGTCACCGCCAACACCTCCGAAGACCTGAAGAAAGTCCTCGGCGGTGCCGCCTACCTGTTCACCGGATTGTCGCGCTTCAGTGAATTGAAGGCCGCCTACGGTGAGCTGGAGGGCCCGGATTTTCACTGGAAGGGCGAGCTGCTCGCGCTGGGCATCGGCAATGGACGCCAGGCCGGCGGCGGGCACGTACTGTGCCCCGGTGCGCTGGCCGATGACGGGTTGCTGGACATCAGTATCCTGCCGGCGCCCCAGGAAGTGGTGGGCACCCTGCGCGAATTGATGAGCAACGGCTGGGGCCTGGACACCATGTTCGTGCGCGCCCGCCTGCCGTGGGTCAATATCAAGGGCGCGCAAGGCTTGTACATCAACCTCGATGGCGAGCCGCTGGAAGGCGATGACCTGCATTTCGAGGCCTTGCCCAAGGCCCTGCGCGTGCACTTGCCGCTGGGTTCGCCCCTAGTCGTCCAGGCTGATGATCTGCTCGCGCACCGCGAATAA
- a CDS encoding thioesterase II family protein, whose amino-acid sequence MSTPTPLRLFCLPHSGASASVYARWRRVLPDWLQVCPLELPGRGMRMGEPLQRDIKALAAQLAVEISRDLNGPYALFGHSLGGLLAFELAHALNARKVPAPLALFVSGTAGPARRDVSEYAIEKTDAQLIARLRELQGTCDAVLANPELMQLMLPILRADFLLCGSFTYGEREPLGLPIHVLGGKQDSVRADQLLDWQLEAASGFSLDMFDGHHFFLVQHESAVLRCVRRYAEAHLARWRSGAARQRVAG is encoded by the coding sequence ATGAGTACGCCAACGCCGCTGCGCCTGTTCTGCCTGCCCCATTCAGGCGCCAGCGCCTCGGTCTATGCACGTTGGCGCCGCGTGCTGCCGGACTGGTTGCAGGTGTGCCCGCTGGAACTGCCGGGGCGGGGCATGCGCATGGGCGAACCGTTGCAGCGCGATATCAAGGCCCTGGCTGCCCAGCTCGCCGTTGAAATCAGCCGCGATCTGAACGGCCCCTATGCATTGTTCGGCCACAGCCTCGGCGGCCTGCTGGCGTTCGAACTGGCGCATGCCCTGAACGCGCGCAAGGTGCCGGCCCCGCTGGCATTGTTCGTCTCCGGTACTGCCGGCCCGGCGCGGCGCGATGTCAGCGAATACGCCATCGAAAAAACCGACGCCCAGTTGATCGCCCGCTTGCGCGAACTGCAGGGGACCTGCGACGCCGTGTTGGCCAATCCCGAGTTGATGCAACTGATGCTGCCGATCCTGCGCGCCGATTTCCTGCTGTGCGGCAGTTTCACCTATGGCGAACGCGAGCCGCTGGGCCTGCCGATCCATGTGCTGGGCGGCAAGCAGGACAGCGTACGCGCCGACCAATTGCTCGACTGGCAGCTCGAAGCCGCCAGCGGCTTTTCCCTCGACATGTTCGACGGGCATCACTTCTTTCTCGTGCAGCACGAAAGCGCCGTGCTGCGCTGCGTGCGCCGCTATGCCGAGGCGCACCTGGCCCGCTGGCGCAGTGGCGCGGCGCGCCAACGCGTCGCCGGCTGA
- a CDS encoding exonuclease domain-containing protein — translation MPHWLIIDLEATTDDGGWPVTEMEVIEIGASLVNRQGRELDHFQRFVRPLRRPLLTPFCRKLTHITQANIDAAAPITEVWPLFERWLGQHQPRLEGWASWGDYDRVQLELEWQRHGLASALGQTPHVNLKQRFAKARRLDKPLGLNGALQLAGMQFNGQQHRALEDARNTARLLPLILPV, via the coding sequence ATGCCTCATTGGCTGATTATTGACCTTGAAGCCACAACGGATGATGGCGGCTGGCCCGTGACGGAGATGGAAGTCATCGAAATCGGCGCGAGCCTGGTCAATCGCCAGGGCCGTGAGCTGGATCACTTCCAGCGCTTCGTGCGGCCGCTGCGGCGGCCACTGCTGACGCCCTTTTGCCGAAAATTGACCCATATTACCCAAGCCAACATCGACGCGGCAGCGCCCATCACCGAGGTGTGGCCGCTGTTCGAACGCTGGCTGGGCCAGCATCAGCCGCGTCTGGAAGGCTGGGCCAGCTGGGGAGATTACGATCGCGTGCAACTTGAGCTGGAATGGCAACGCCATGGCCTGGCCAGTGCGCTCGGCCAGACGCCCCATGTCAACCTCAAGCAGCGCTTCGCCAAGGCCCGGCGCCTGGACAAGCCGCTCGGGCTCAATGGCGCGCTGCAATTGGCGGGGATGCAGTTCAATGGCCAGCAGCATCGAGCCCTGGAAGATGCGCGCAACACGGCGCGCCTGCTGCCGTTGATTTTGCCGGTCTAG
- a CDS encoding chemotaxis protein CheV, whose amino-acid sequence MAGILDTVDQRTQLVGENRLEILMFRLFGRQLFAINVFKVQEVLQLPKLTLMPQRHPFVCGVVNLRGQTLPVIDLSQAIGMRPLVPGPNSTIIVTEYNRSVQAFLVGGVDRIVNMNWEAILPPPASAGRQHYLTAISKVDDQLVEIIDVEKVLAEIVPYNAKVSREKLEDPVLERARGREVLLVDDSNVALSQLRDTLGQLGVKMHIASDGLKALNMLKAWADSGQVMTDKLLMIFTDAEMPEMDGYRLTTEIRNDPRLRGLYVVLHTSLSGSFNESMVKKVGCDNFLSKFQPDKLVDVVRERLMLDEVPA is encoded by the coding sequence ATGGCCGGCATTCTCGACACGGTAGATCAACGCACGCAATTGGTGGGTGAGAATCGCCTGGAAATTCTCATGTTCCGCTTGTTCGGGCGGCAATTGTTCGCGATCAACGTGTTCAAAGTGCAGGAAGTGCTGCAACTGCCCAAATTGACCCTGATGCCCCAGCGTCATCCCTTTGTGTGTGGCGTGGTCAACCTGCGAGGCCAGACCCTGCCGGTGATCGACCTGTCCCAGGCCATCGGCATGCGCCCGTTGGTGCCAGGGCCCAACAGCACCATCATCGTCACTGAGTACAACCGCTCGGTGCAGGCGTTCCTGGTGGGTGGCGTCGATCGCATCGTCAACATGAACTGGGAAGCCATCCTGCCGCCGCCGGCCAGCGCCGGGCGCCAGCACTACCTGACCGCCATCAGCAAGGTCGATGACCAGTTGGTGGAAATCATCGACGTGGAAAAAGTCCTCGCGGAAATCGTGCCCTACAACGCCAAGGTCTCCCGCGAAAAGCTCGAAGATCCGGTGCTGGAACGCGCCCGTGGCCGCGAAGTGCTGCTGGTGGACGACTCCAACGTGGCGCTCTCGCAATTGCGTGACACCCTCGGCCAGTTGGGCGTGAAGATGCACATCGCCAGCGACGGCCTCAAAGCGCTGAATATGCTCAAGGCCTGGGCCGACAGCGGCCAGGTGATGACCGACAAGCTGCTGATGATCTTCACCGACGCTGAAATGCCCGAGATGGATGGCTACCGCCTCACCACCGAAATCCGCAATGACCCGCGCCTGCGTGGCCTGTACGTGGTGCTGCACACTTCGCTGTCGGGCAGCTTCAACGAGTCAATGGTGAAGAAGGTTGGCTGCGACAATTTCCTCTCCAAGTTCCAGCCCGACAAGCTGGTGGATGTGGTGCGTGAACGACTGATGCTGGACGAAGTGCCCGCCTGA
- a CDS encoding sensor histidine kinase yields MYANFKPLFPRSVSRGTARRIILALCLCSLSASAWAYVHASPLSLLILLLNLATLAVVGLHQWRSRKSIKFQPQELADRLLQVQENERHRLSRELHDDIGQLLTAAKLQSEWLQRRLPPELQDQCTALCNTLNETLAKVRDVSAILNPRQLASLGLEASLRAHLLKTLENTQVCWSLECQQRLAGIPEEMAVAAFRITQEAVTNMLRHAQAHNLLVRLQRLPEGLSLMICDDGLGFSPASDPGLEGQRGMAGMYERLEQLGGTLSVSSRPGKGTRIDALFPWAPRSLERACAPEVAR; encoded by the coding sequence ATGTACGCCAATTTCAAGCCACTTTTCCCAAGGTCTGTGTCGCGCGGCACTGCACGTCGCATCATCCTCGCACTGTGCCTGTGCTCGTTGTCCGCCAGCGCGTGGGCGTACGTACATGCATCACCCTTGTCACTGTTGATCCTGCTGCTCAACCTGGCCACGCTGGCGGTGGTGGGCCTGCACCAATGGCGTTCGCGCAAGTCCATCAAGTTCCAGCCGCAGGAATTGGCCGACCGCCTGTTGCAGGTCCAGGAAAACGAACGCCATCGCCTCAGCCGCGAGCTGCACGACGACATCGGCCAACTGCTGACCGCCGCCAAGCTGCAAAGCGAATGGTTGCAGCGGCGCCTGCCACCAGAGCTGCAGGATCAATGCACGGCGTTGTGCAATACCCTCAACGAAACCCTGGCCAAGGTGCGCGACGTGTCCGCCATCCTCAACCCGCGCCAGTTGGCCAGCCTGGGCCTGGAAGCGAGCTTGCGCGCGCACCTGCTCAAGACCCTGGAAAACACCCAGGTCTGCTGGAGCCTGGAATGCCAGCAGCGCCTGGCCGGGATCCCTGAAGAAATGGCCGTGGCAGCGTTTCGTATCACCCAGGAAGCGGTGACCAACATGCTCCGTCACGCCCAGGCGCACAACCTGCTGGTGCGCCTGCAACGCCTGCCCGAAGGCCTGTCGCTGATGATCTGCGATGACGGCCTGGGTTTTTCCCCGGCCAGCGACCCAGGCCTCGAAGGCCAGCGCGGCATGGCCGGCATGTACGAGCGGCTGGAGCAACTGGGCGGCACCTTGTCCGTCAGCAGCCGGCCAGGCAAAGGCACGCGGATCGACGCATTGTTCCCCTGGGCGCCGCGCTCCCTCGAAAGGGCCTGCGCGCCTGAGGTTGCCCGGTGA
- a CDS encoding response regulator transcription factor: protein MTCNLLLVDDHALIRAGVRALILDIPGYNVIGEASDGAQLLEQFRALQPDIVLLDLSMKHTGGLDALQQLKGAYPKSKVLVLSMHTEPDLIMRALESGAHGYLLKDMTGNELEHALRALRNNERYLSPAIAHTVINQALIRSHGASCPPPHSHNLTARQLEILRLIVRGKSTREIAHGLGLSIKTVEAHRSQIMKRLQIFDVAGLVLFAVREQIISLDD, encoded by the coding sequence GTGACCTGCAACCTGCTCCTGGTGGATGACCACGCGCTGATCCGCGCCGGCGTGCGTGCGCTGATCCTGGATATTCCCGGCTACAACGTGATCGGCGAAGCCAGCGATGGCGCGCAATTGCTTGAGCAGTTTCGCGCCCTGCAGCCGGATATCGTGCTGCTGGACCTGTCGATGAAGCACACCGGCGGCCTTGACGCCTTGCAGCAACTCAAGGGCGCCTACCCCAAGAGCAAAGTGCTGGTCCTGTCGATGCACACCGAGCCCGATTTGATCATGCGCGCGCTGGAGTCGGGCGCTCACGGTTACCTGCTCAAAGACATGACCGGCAACGAGTTGGAACACGCCCTGCGGGCCTTGCGCAACAACGAGCGCTACCTGAGCCCGGCCATCGCCCACACGGTGATCAACCAGGCGCTGATCCGCAGCCACGGCGCAAGCTGCCCCCCTCCCCATAGCCACAACCTGACGGCGCGGCAGTTGGAAATCCTGCGGTTGATCGTGCGCGGCAAATCCACCCGGGAAATCGCCCACGGGCTGGGGTTGAGCATCAAGACGGTGGAGGCGCATCGCTCACAGATCATGAAGCGCCTGCAGATTTTCGACGTGGCGGGCCTGGTGTTATTCGCGGTGCGCGAGCAGATCATCAGCCTGGACGACTAG
- a CDS encoding MOSC domain-containing protein codes for MLRLSALYRYPLKSGKAEVLQHIGLDKLGLQGDRRWMLVDEASGRFLTQRAVAKMSQLTALWNTAGGLTLSSPGHGTLEVALPGADALRGVTIWHDTLRVPDAGNAAAAWVSGFIGKPTRLVHMPVDRARFTQHGFGEDDDQVGFADGYPLLLIGQASLDDLCTHIGRPMEMLRFRPNLVIEGAAAFAEDGWKRLRIGEVEFRVVKPCSRCILTTIDPQTGERSTDREPFATLQAYRGTEQGAMFGQNLVNDGVGQLEVGMPVTVLE; via the coding sequence ATGCTTCGTCTCAGCGCGTTGTACCGTTACCCCTTGAAATCCGGCAAGGCCGAGGTCTTGCAGCACATCGGCCTGGACAAGCTCGGGCTGCAAGGGGATCGACGCTGGATGCTGGTGGACGAAGCCAGCGGGCGATTCCTCACACAACGCGCCGTGGCGAAGATGAGTCAGTTGACTGCGCTGTGGAACACGGCGGGCGGCCTGACCCTCAGTTCGCCGGGCCATGGGACGTTGGAGGTGGCACTGCCCGGCGCCGACGCGTTGCGTGGTGTGACCATCTGGCACGACACCCTGCGCGTGCCGGACGCAGGCAATGCCGCGGCGGCCTGGGTCAGCGGCTTCATCGGTAAACCCACACGCCTGGTGCATATGCCCGTGGACCGCGCACGCTTCACCCAGCATGGTTTCGGCGAGGATGACGATCAGGTGGGCTTCGCCGACGGTTACCCTTTGCTGCTGATCGGCCAGGCCTCCCTGGACGATTTGTGCACCCATATCGGCCGGCCGATGGAAATGCTGCGCTTTCGTCCCAACCTGGTCATCGAAGGCGCCGCGGCCTTCGCCGAGGATGGCTGGAAACGCTTGCGCATCGGCGAGGTGGAGTTTCGCGTGGTCAAGCCCTGTTCACGTTGCATCCTCACCACCATCGACCCGCAGACCGGCGAGCGCAGCACGGACCGCGAGCCATTTGCGACGCTTCAGGCCTATCGCGGCACCGAGCAGGGTGCGATGTTCGGCCAGAACCTGGTCAATGATGGGGTCGGGCAATTGGAAGTCGGCATGCCGGTGACGGTGCTGGAATGA
- a CDS encoding pyrimidine/purine nucleoside phosphorylase produces the protein MFKVNEYFDGTVKSIAFGTAEGPATIGVMAPGEYEFGTDQREIMHVVSGALVVKLPDAEWETFAAGSQFNVPANSKFQLKVAVDTAYLCEYRG, from the coding sequence ATGTTCAAAGTCAACGAATACTTCGACGGCACCGTCAAGTCGATCGCTTTCGGCACCGCGGAAGGTCCGGCCACCATCGGCGTCATGGCCCCGGGTGAATACGAATTCGGCACTGACCAGCGTGAAATCATGCACGTGGTTTCCGGCGCCCTGGTCGTCAAACTGCCTGATGCGGAGTGGGAAACCTTCGCCGCCGGCAGCCAGTTCAACGTACCGGCCAACAGCAAGTTTCAGTTGAAGGTCGCGGTGGACACCGCTTACCTGTGCGAATACCGTGGCTGA
- a CDS encoding RNA polymerase factor sigma-70 — MTEQVSTGRCDSPLLQAFVDNRLILVKIAARITGCRSRAEDVVQDAYFRLQSAPTITSSFKAQLSYLFQIVRNLAIDHYRKQALELKYSGTEEEGLNVVIHGASPETSHINFNTLENIADALTELPQRTRYAFEMYRLHGVPQKDIAKELGVSPTLVNFMIRDALVHCRKVSGSHSDTFARRV; from the coding sequence ATGACGGAACAAGTATCCACAGGCAGGTGCGACTCACCCCTTCTCCAGGCATTCGTCGACAATCGACTGATTTTGGTGAAGATCGCGGCGCGTATTACCGGCTGTCGTTCCCGTGCCGAGGATGTGGTGCAGGACGCCTACTTTCGGCTGCAATCGGCGCCGACCATCACCTCCTCGTTCAAGGCTCAACTGAGCTATCTGTTCCAGATCGTGCGCAACCTGGCGATCGATCACTACCGCAAGCAGGCCCTGGAACTCAAATATTCCGGGACCGAAGAGGAAGGCTTGAATGTGGTTATCCACGGCGCTTCACCGGAAACCTCCCACATCAACTTCAACACCCTGGAAAACATCGCCGACGCCCTGACCGAGCTGCCACAGCGCACACGCTACGCCTTCGAAATGTACCGACTGCACGGCGTGCCGCAGAAGGATATCGCCAAGGAACTCGGGGTCTCGCCGACACTGGTGAACTTCATGATTCGCGATGCACTGGTGCACTGCCGCAAAGTCTCGGGCAGCCACAGCGATACGTTTGCGCGCAGGGTTTGA
- a CDS encoding TetR/AcrR family transcriptional regulator, translating to MDDHQAQRVMRTMIDGGQLTDPDSARGKLLQTAAHLFRNKGFERTTVRDLAGAVGIQSGSIFHHFKSKDEILRAVMEETILYNTAMMRAALEQAGTLRERVRALIRCELQSIMGGSGEAMAVLVYEWRSLSAEGQARVLALRDVYEDIWLQVLGEAKAAGYIKGDVYITRRFLTGALSWTTTWVRTQGSLTLEELAEEALLMVLKAD from the coding sequence ATGGACGACCACCAAGCCCAGCGGGTGATGCGCACCATGATTGACGGTGGTCAATTGACCGACCCCGACAGTGCCCGGGGCAAGTTGCTGCAGACTGCGGCTCACCTGTTTCGCAACAAGGGTTTTGAGCGCACCACTGTGCGCGACCTCGCCGGCGCGGTGGGCATCCAGTCGGGCAGCATCTTTCACCACTTCAAGAGCAAGGACGAGATCCTGCGCGCGGTGATGGAAGAAACCATCCTCTACAACACCGCGATGATGCGCGCTGCGCTGGAGCAGGCGGGCACCTTGCGCGAGCGCGTGCGCGCGCTGATCCGCTGCGAATTGCAGTCGATCATGGGCGGCAGCGGTGAGGCGATGGCGGTGCTGGTGTACGAATGGCGTTCGTTGTCTGCCGAAGGTCAGGCCCGGGTATTGGCCTTGCGCGACGTGTATGAGGATATCTGGCTGCAGGTACTGGGCGAAGCCAAGGCTGCCGGCTATATCAAGGGCGACGTGTATATCACCCGGCGTTTCCTGACCGGCGCGTTGTCCTGGACCACCACCTGGGTCCGCACCCAGGGCAGCCTGACACTCGAAGAACTGGCCGAAGAAGCCCTGCTGATGGTACTCAAGGCGGATTGA
- a CDS encoding substrate-binding periplasmic protein — protein sequence MFSPWRLAAGLTFLALGTAGWTQAGAAQLVRVGAAHFPPYTVRPEQGADTGLLPQLVEALNAVQSDYQFVLVPTSIPRRFRDFEQGRVDMAIFENPSWGWTNVAHTSVDMGLEDAEIFVAEREPGRDQSFFTDLAGKRLAVFSGYHYAFAQFNADPKYLAEHFNATLTYSHDSNLLMVARGRADIALVTRSYLSDFMVRNADMADKFLVSERIDQVYHHYALLRPKAPITGPVFAELLKRLRDNGQMLRIFEPYRIDITPLP from the coding sequence ATGTTTTCGCCATGGCGACTGGCTGCAGGACTTACATTTTTGGCACTGGGTACCGCAGGGTGGACGCAAGCCGGCGCCGCGCAGTTGGTGAGGGTCGGCGCGGCGCATTTTCCGCCGTATACCGTGCGCCCTGAACAAGGCGCCGATACCGGTTTGCTGCCGCAATTGGTCGAAGCGTTGAACGCTGTGCAGAGCGACTATCAGTTCGTGCTGGTGCCCACCTCGATTCCCAGGCGTTTTCGCGATTTCGAACAGGGCCGGGTCGACATGGCGATCTTTGAAAACCCCTCATGGGGTTGGACAAACGTTGCCCATACCAGCGTCGATATGGGGCTGGAGGACGCCGAGATTTTCGTCGCCGAGCGTGAGCCCGGTCGCGACCAGAGCTTTTTCACGGACCTTGCCGGCAAGCGCCTGGCGGTGTTCAGCGGTTATCACTACGCCTTTGCCCAGTTCAACGCCGACCCCAAGTACCTGGCCGAGCACTTCAACGCCACCTTGACGTATTCCCATGACAGCAACTTGCTGATGGTCGCGCGCGGGCGTGCCGATATCGCGTTGGTCACCCGCTCGTACCTGAGTGATTTCATGGTGCGCAACGCCGACATGGCGGACAAGTTCCTGGTGTCGGAGCGCATTGATCAGGTCTATCACCATTACGCGTTGCTACGGCCCAAGGCGCCGATCACCGGGCCGGTCTTTGCCGAGCTGCTCAAGCGCCTGCGCGACAACGGCCAGATGCTCAGGATTTTCGAACCGTATCGCATCGATATAACGCCATTGCCCTGA